The Ostrinia nubilalis chromosome 11, ilOstNubi1.1, whole genome shotgun sequence genomic sequence TCTACTGCGAGGTACGTAAGCTGATTGGTACACCATATCGGGCAAAAGTACACTTGAGGTCTGTAGACGGTACGCAATTACTGACAAGTAAGGAAGATGTACTAAGGCGTGTTGGGCCGAACACTTCAATACTTTGCTCAACGTAGATCGATCAACTGATCTTAATAATATCAGCTTAATGCCTCAACTCCCTCTAGCCACTGAGTTGGATGAGCCCCTGACTTGTGGGGAGGTTGTCACTGCCATCAGGCAGCAGCAAAACAAGCGGGCGGTTGGCATTGACCTTATACCGGGAGAGCTGCTCAAGTGCGGGGGTGAGGAGTTGCATAAGTTGGTTTGGGAACTATTTGTTCGCATGTGGGAGGAAGAGCGAGTACCCGAAAGCTTTAAAGTATCTCGCATCAGTGCCCTGTACAAGAACAAAGGGGACCGTTCCGACTGCAACTCTTACCGTGGTATTTCGCTTCTGTCATCCCCTGGAAAGGCCTTTGCCAGAGTCCTTTTAAACCGCCTAAAGGATTTGTCAGAACGGATCCTGCCCGAAACCCAGTTTGGCTTCCGACCTGACCGAGGTACCTGTGAAGCTATCTTCTCCGTGCGTCAATTACAGGAAAAAAGCAGAGAGCAGGGTCGTCAGCTATATCTCTGCTTTGTTGACTTGGAGAAAGCGTTCGATAGTGTGCCTCGTGAAGCTCTCTGGATGGTGCTGGGAAAATTAGGGTGCACGGGAAAGTATGTGAGACTTCTGAGACTCCTTCACGACGATATGCAGTGCTGCGTCGCCGTAGACGGCGAACAGTCAGATTTCTTCCCCGTTACCTGTGGGGTGAAACAAGGGTGTGTGCTAGCGCCCACACTGTTTGCTCTATACTTTGCGGTGGTAGTCAAAGAGGTTCTACAAACTGTTTCTGAGGGAGTCCGCATCCGTTTTCGCACAGATGGCAGCCTGTTCAACTTAGCCAGACTTAAGGCGCGCACTAAAGTCTCGTATGCACTGATCACTGAGATGATGTATGCTGATGATTTGTGCTTTCTAGCAGAATCCTCAGAAGGCCTGCAACAGCTGATGTCCGTCTTTCACCAGGCATGCCGCAAGTTCGGCCTGAAGATAAGTGTCAAGAAGACAGAAGTGATGTCTTTGGACACAAATGACCACGAGTCTCTAAGCATTATGCTTGGTGAGGATGTACTGAAACAGGTGGATAAGTTCCGATATCTGGGGAGTACTATAACATCCAAATGTGATCTTGATACCGAGATCAGCAGCAGGATCAGTGCTGCAGCTGCAGCATTTGGGAAGCTGCGTTCCAAGGTTTTCTGCTCGCATGACCTAAAGCTGGCTACAAAAATTTCAATATACATGGCGGTTGTGCTGCCAAACCTACTGTACTCCTCCGAGGCGTGGTGCGTGTATCGCCACCATATACGCACACTGGATCGTTTCCACCTCAAATGCCTTCGCACCATCATGAAGATCAGATGGTCTGATCGAGTGCGCAATACCGAGGTGCTACGACGAGCCCATGTGGGTGGCATTGAGGCCTATATAATGCGTCGCCAACTTCGATGGTGTGGTCACGTATCACGTATGACGGAAGAGAGAGTGGCGAAGCGCATCTTCTACtctgaacttgaggagggtaagcggaaacatggcggtcaactcctcaggtACAAAGATGTACAGAAGCGGCACATGAAAAGATGCAACATtgagcagttttttttttcaaaaagtatcattttttattatttgttggcattttttgtgtattttatgtatttttttagtattgcctgttatttagcattttactgtttttattttatcaggatataccgcttagtttaaaagttattacgttttccttaaaataagtaattggaagaaaaaaaattctataataaatttaaaaaaaaaatcaaaataatgacctcttttttgtcgataaaaataggtctagtttcatctattttcatatgtacactttaacgtgactcacactgtattttcaaaataactatcagggggtgattagtgatcgatactgatgctaaaaatgcaatcagtaaaatttttgtctgtctgtctgtatgttccttatagaaacaaaaactactcgacggattttaacgaaacttggtacaattattcttcatactcctgggcgggttatagtatacttaggaattcccacgggaacgggaattagcgggaaaatccttttgtatgaaaaatctaaaccgcttcaattagacgcttgaaatttggcttgcaggtaccttagtaaacttaaagcttagttacaacaggatattgcaaaattcccacgggaacgggagttagcgggaaaaaacatttgtatgaaaaaatctaaatcgcgtaagacagatgaagggggtaaaacgggatccacgcgtacgaagtcgcgggcggccgctagtttttctataaatttttGGCTTTACACACACACAATTGTTTTTCTCCGTCATTCCTATCctattttagctttttttttactaataaacaaaatacataacatgtttattttaacctTTGGGAATGCAATTATAAACAGAAACCCAActgaaattaaacattttactcgaaataaaatcgtattcttaacaaaattacaaaataatcaaCTATTAACCAAGTATCTAAGTAGGTCTATAAAAACAATTCGATTGAAATTAACGCTCCTCTGTCCACGGGTTTGCTAGCCACTCAGATTCTTTCATCACTGGCACCCGGAGTGCAGACGAAGACGGTTCTGGAATTGTCAAGTCACTTGCATCAACTTCGTCTTCGTCGAgccaaacaaatgaaaaatgacGACCAGACTATAATACAAACGAAGGATTCCCCGTAAAACGTAAAAGAAAAGGGTTGCCAATTTGGGAGTTTTAATTCCctaaatttttgtttaaaaaaagaaacaatgttaCGTAATGTCTTGTAAGAAAGTCCCCCTCCCGCCCCTGTAACGCATCGTAACGTTTTACGAGACCAAATTgcgttacgtaatacttgaatgcTCCGCCACTCAAAATGTCTGTGGACAGCATTTGTTGCCTTACGCGGCATAATTATACAATATAACACTAATGTTCcagtataataatttattagttaactATTTCACATTCACAGTTTCTTTTCGTAATGTTTTTTTCACACTTCAATCAATCCACGCTGAAGCGCCGAGGCGAGCACAATGATGATTGGCAtgagtaaacaaacaaataataaaataagcggCAAATGTAAAAAGTATATTTGTTTCATTACGCCTCATAGAAGTGAAAGAGACACGTGCGATGATCAAACGAGACGCGCCGCCCGCGCGGCGATCGGTTGTAACTTGTATGGCCGTAGAGCGCATAGTACATTTCGCGCGGTGGAAAGGCAAatgaaggtacctacctacctttataATTCGGTTAGGGTTAACCGCATGTAAAACTGTAACATATTTTTTCTgttaacatatttaattttgtgatcaATGTTAACATTAACCGATTGATAAGAAAACCGAAATTATACGGTATATTTCGGTTAGGGTTAACCCATTTTCTATAGGGTTAATAACAGatatatttatgttattaaCCCAACCCAAACGTTCACtgtcctctaagtattatatgatatgtagttatatcatacattacacacccgtattatgtactatgcgtatactacttttaaacttacttattttattcttcaCTTTTTAAGGTTTTGAATAATTTAGTCCAAGAACCTACCCGAATAAAAGTGAAGAATCTACCAAAATGAGGAAATAAcgattttagacattaaaatctAGGAGATaagattgcatttttggcgttTCTTTTCGTGGCGCTTCTACTTCATCTATGGTTTACAAGTTTTTGCGTTCCATTagacgaaatatttattttttgtttactaaaactcATGAAAAACTCTACTTTACTCAATTGCCGTATATTTTGATACGGTAATCAAAGTGCTGCCGTATACCGTATTTATGGTGCCTAAGGTGCCTGAATGCCGTATATTACGGCAATTGCCGTATCAAGAACAACACTGGATATCTTAGAATCCCTAAACGCTTTGTCGAAATTCCCCATATTTGGGAAAAGGAAAATTAGAATTCCTAAAAAATGGCtaactttaaatataaattcctGTTTCGAGTATTGAGATGTAAGAAATCAATCAAGACTAGCTGACAATTAATGTCATACTGAAATCTCTGCATTTTCCCCAAATTAAAGCTCTCTCCACTCATTCCCCAATCAGCTTCGCTTTTCCCGCAGTTTGGGAAATTCTCCACAGACTGGTAACCCTGTTTATAAGTCAAAAGTCTACCTTGTCTATAACAAAACGTTTTGTTTTAACAAGTGATTTGAGTCCGGGTGTCCAAACTCCAAACTCCGTACTAAATATCGTCAAATTTTTTTGTAAGTCCCAACTCCATGCAAAATGCGTTTGAAAGTTCGGctactcagcctaagttttGAACTTTCAGCAACATTCACTTTAATGTTTACCACAAAACTATTTTGGTTCTTGTCTTTTCTGCTAGGAACGAAACAGATTCGGAAAAAATGGCATTGAcattaatgacatttgactgCCTGACAGTGACATATTATTTTGACTATTTCCCGCACAATTTCCCGgcttttttgtttacattttacaaaagttttgaaaagcctttattttgatttactttctaaattactgttttttaCTTTGACCAGTAATTAAGTGTTAAATATGCAATCATTGGAAGAACTTCAGAACATTATCAAGAAACAAGATAACGCGAAGAACTTTGTGAACTGCTCCAATGTGCCTGAAATATGTAAAAAAGAACCATGCATGCTGGGAGTCGATGAAGCTGGTCGTGGTCCAGTTTTAGGTTGGTGCATTGTATACTATAATCAAGATATCATCATCGCTTTGATAATAGAAATTAGGACTTTTTTGTGGAATCATAACCTGTTCCAACTGACGCACTTTGTTTATTTCTAGGTCCCATGGTCTATGGAGTAGCATATTGTCCAGTTAACCAAAAGAGTGTATTGGAAGCACTTGGGTGTGCTGACTCTAAGGCCTTGACTGAAGAGAAACGAGATGACATATTCTCTAAAATGTTGACTGAGGAAGACTCCCTAAACAATGTTGGATGGGCAGCAGACATTATATCTCCAAATTACATCTCCAATTCTATGTACAAAAGAGCAAAACATTCCTTGAATGAGGTTAGTATAGTTAAAATTCGAGAAACTTGCTAGGCTTGTTGTTTGTATAGTGTccacattaatattttaattacagtATTTATTTCCATCTATTaagttacttttttattttgttttctagGTATCAATGAATTCTGCTATTGAGCTCATAAAGCAAGTAGCTGACGCAGGTGCCAATATCACTGAAGTTTATGTGGATACTGTAGGACCTCCTGAGAAATATCAAGCAAAGCTCAGTGAAATATTTCCCAAGTACAAAATAACAGTAAgtgatataaaatattgctgTAATAAAATCAATCGAGGCAACAGATGCCAGTTATGTATTACGGTTCTTAACAATCacaatattaaataatgtattttaatattaaaggtGGCAAAGAAAGCCGATTCAATATACCCAATTGTGTCTGCAGCTAGTATTGTTGCCAAAGTGACGAGGGACCATGCGCTGAAAGTGTGGCAGTTTCAAGAGGGACTAGAAATGGACCATAAAGAATTTGGCAGTGGCTATCCTGGAGGTATGTATTCAGTCAACCTTTTTGTagcatttaaaaattaatatgtGTAGcagaataaaatgaaaaattcttttttagATCCACTGACTAAAAAATTCATCCGTGAACAAATAGACAATGTCTTTGGCTATCCCCTCTTAGTGAGGTTCAGTTGGTCCACGGCTGAACTGATGCTCCAAGAGAAAGCGGCATCATGTACCTTTGAGGAGGTGGATGATGATGACTCTGCAAAGAAAAATACTAAATCAATAAGTTCCTTTTTTGTGGCTAAATCTGAAAATGGCACTAAGAAGAGAAAGAAGCACAGGTTTTTTGAAGAAAGACATTTAACTTTTGGTAATGCATTTGAATGATTAATGTTAGAGTGATTTGAAACAAGTTTTAATAAATGCAAGATTATTTTAATATGCATTGTATTATTACCTTAAATGTAACaacatgaaaaataattatacatatttttcgATTTTCGGAAAACCACAGGACTACAGGAGTACctaatttttgtattttctcATCAAACAAAACTACCTACGAGTGACATAGGCAAGTTTAAAGTCCATGGATGATCATAATTTCGTTAAAATGACGATTTCCTTATTTTTTTACttggatattttttaaattgtatttttaaactacaaaagaaataaatacgAAACTGGTTATTTTGTGATATGTAAATGTGATGGTGACTGTGCATGTAATAAGGTGGATGGTctttatttattgcttacttAGTACTATTTTGTATTCTGTGTCAGTCACGGATTAGAAGAATGTCCTAGGCACAgcctattaaaaataaatttgtatgatTTAGGCGGTTTTTCGGTAATAGCGGTCTTTTAGTACCCTAATGTAACCatcagattaaataaatattatgaataatcgtGACGCTCGGTGCTTGGTTCCGTTTAATTTGCAAGTGAAAATAGTTCTTGCTTGCATTACAGATCAGTAGAAATCGGAAacaatttaaatacaatttatacCGTTGTCTTGGGTCTTGCCAGGGAGTATGTTACAACCGGTAGGTATAATGTATTGAGGTATGTTTAACGTGCTATTGGATATTTGCCAAAAATTCTACTCGAAAAAGACGATATTTTCCATAAACCTTTCTCAGTTCATTAAACCCGaacatttaaacaaaaaatgcaTAGTAAACATATCGCATATTCTGTGTGAGGTCGTCTCATCCAACGACGTGGTCGTGACGATGCATCCGTAGTTTTCTTTTATGGCTCCGTATATAGGAACACCGCGATAACATCTGGCTATTAGATGCATTTATGAGTCAAAAAGGCCAGCTGTAACTTTCACAAACAATTTGGGGCCTATTAGATATGTCTATGCGAAAGGTCCCGAGGTTGGGGTAGGTAGTTCGTTCATCCACGCGCGCGCGCTCCCAACTTTTTAGCATGCGCGGCACACGCCAGCCCACCTACTTATCATGAGCAATGCGGAACGCAGAGGTCACTTAGAGAATTTAATTGTGTTCCATTATCATATTTAGGTTCTTTTACTGTAAGTCAAAAGTGAAAACTGAATGGAGCTGAGCGTTGTTTGTCATTCGTCAGCCACAGTTGACGCTGGCCGCTCCTTTAGGACGGCAGCTCGAGGATTACCGCCATGGCGCTCCGATACTGCGTTGCGATTTTATCACTTTGTGCGTGTGCTGCCGCGATTGTTGGCCCTTCTGGGAACGGCACCAAGGCAAACTTGAAGACCGATTCGTATCTGGATGCGTACTCCAAATCTCGCGTCGACGCTGAAAAAGCCAAAAAGGGTGTAGTGATTATAACAGCAAAAGATGGAGAGAAACAAATCACGAATCGTGATGATAATGGATATGATTACTCTCCGCCATATTCCGGCGATACCAGCTTCAGTTCTGGATCCACCAGCTTTTCTGGGTCTGATTCCAGCAGCTATTTGCCACCGTCTAGCAACTACGGACCAGTGAAATTTGAGTCCGATATAACGTATAATTCGCCGCCTAATACGTATGGGCCTCCTTCACCAAACTATGGCCCTCCTGCTTCGAGCTATGGACCTCCTTCTCCGAGCTACGGGCCTCCCTCACCGAGTTACGGACCGCCCTCGAACTCCTATGGACCGCCAGCACAGACCTATGGCCCCCCTGCAAATACTTACGGACCTCCTGTACACAAGCCGCTACCACCACCTCCTCCTCCTCCAGTATACGGACCTCCTTTGAAGCCTTCGTACGGTGTGCCTTACACAGCGCCAGGTTTTGGATTCCTGGACAAATTATCGCTTAAACTAGACATTCTGACTATTGCAAAGCTGTTGCTGAAATTCCTGATATTCAAGAAGCTTGTAACGATGTTAGCGGTGGTGTGCATGCTGCTGGTGATACCGAAGCTGATTAGTTTCAAGAAGGACGACGCAGGCCAGAGTAATGACGAAGATGAGCGCAACTTTGGCAGGAAAAAATGTAAGTGAACTTATTTACTTTACACGttcataacatttttttaaatacataataatttacaGTGATGCAGCTTCGCTCTAGATAACCGCAGCATATTCCGTACTTATTATTGAATTTCTTTGGCTATTTAAAGATCCCATGATTCACTGACGGGGATCGCCGAGAAGTTCCTGTTATTCCGCGATCGGGAACTCCTAATTCTTAGTTGATCCCAATTGGTCGTATTGGCGTAATTGCCTGTACTTCCCCATCGGTTGTTTAACTTTGTTAGAAGTTAGTTGCATGTATTTAGTAAATAGAGTTTACCTAATAATAATCGTCCCCTTTATTTAGAGAAAtaatgacgcccgtattcacaaacgatacttgcttaagtgaagcagcaaatcgaacgcacagcgctgaatagagctctgtgattggttcgtatgtgacCCTGCGACACCGAGCATTGTGAGACcgagtttgtgaatacgggggttAATACCAGAACATATTTTGTATGTGGGTCCAACTGGGTCAAATCTTCAAAGTAGAGACTTTTTGATCATAAATTCTTCTTAAAAATTATTGGTTGAAAAAGGTGATTCAAAACGTTGTTATTTCTCTATTCCCAGTGGTAGAGCTGACGTCAGCACAGGAGTTGGTGGAGCGAGCGTTGTATGTTTACGGCCGCCAGCAGCCGTCCTGCGGCGTCACGTGTCGCGTGCGCAGGGTCCTCGACGACATCTACGACTTCCATCCGTATTTCAGGTCGGTAAAGCTCAATTTTATTCACCAAAAACACAAGACTTGTAGATAAAACAAAGACGCGAGAATGTAATCAGTAACACATGTGCCTTCGTAAGTTACGATTTTCTCATAGCGATAAATTCTTACGCATTTTCAATGAGATTGCAAAATCAAAGtactaggtacttacctaccaaGTATGCATGTTAAATAGATCTTTTAGTTAGAGTTTCCGAGATAAAAAATAGCGcgtcttaaaaatattaaacgaAACTGCTAATCAGATTATATTATTCCAGAGTCCATCcctataattttgttttgtttttctttgcagAGAAAATTCGTCATGATCACCAGTCCGATCTTATAGATGGAACAagcatttataaataattaggtGCCATTACGAAGTCTGAATTTATGTTAATTTGTTgcttagtatttatttatttatttgtttatacgTAGTGctaagaaaaatacatttgtactttttaattttgcttttttattttatatacgTTATTTAGTTTAGCTGCACACTATGCTTGATGGTTTAAGTAGTGTATTACGTAGATGTGAACATGTAAATCGTAGTTGTATAATAGTGTATCCTCTTATGCTTCCTGTTGACGTAAGATCTGAAATTTTGTGAAATTTACTTTCTCTTTATCGGGTTTGGCATCAAGAGGCATGTTTCAAATCACCAAACAATGCTACACACGGCGCCGTATTCGTAAGGACCCAAGTTGAATACTAATGCATACGTCAATGCGCTGTGTGCGTGCAGTCAATTAGAAAATTGGGTGATGCAGCCCCGCATTAGGTATGCGCGTCGGGCTTCGAGACTTCACTTTAGGGAAAGTGCTGCATTTCTACACTAATTTCGACTATAGACAATCCATGAGATACAATCGAAAACATGTCAGGTTAGGCTATACCAAGGTACGTTTTTGCTGCTAAACTCGCACCTATTACCATTGGATAGGATAGGTACTGCAGACACTGCAGTGTATAGGTATAGCTGGATGTGCCATCCTCTTACTTGAGCATTGAGTCCAGGATAGAATAAAGTCGTTGTAAAATACAGCATCGTTTTAAACTttattcttcttattcgtttcgctcttgagcggtcgtggtcacgttgaggcgttgttcgcATCAGTTGTAGAGGCCGATACaactccgcacgatctcccgccatctctctctgttggcagactgtTTGGTGCACtcacat encodes the following:
- the LOC135075865 gene encoding ribonuclease H2 subunit A; the protein is MQSLEELQNIIKKQDNAKNFVNCSNVPEICKKEPCMLGVDEAGRGPVLGPMVYGVAYCPVNQKSVLEALGCADSKALTEEKRDDIFSKMLTEEDSLNNVGWAADIISPNYISNSMYKRAKHSLNEVSMNSAIELIKQVADAGANITEVYVDTVGPPEKYQAKLSEIFPKYKITVAKKADSIYPIVSAASIVAKVTRDHALKVWQFQEGLEMDHKEFGSGYPGDPLTKKFIREQIDNVFGYPLLVRFSWSTAELMLQEKAASCTFEEVDDDDSAKKNTKSISSFFVAKSENGTKKRKKHRFFEERHLTFGNAFE
- the LOC135075866 gene encoding uncharacterized protein LOC135075866, producing the protein MALRYCVAILSLCACAAAIVGPSGNGTKANLKTDSYLDAYSKSRVDAEKAKKGVVIITAKDGEKQITNRDDNGYDYSPPYSGDTSFSSGSTSFSGSDSSSYLPPSSNYGPVKFESDITYNSPPNTYGPPSPNYGPPASSYGPPSPSYGPPSPSYGPPSNSYGPPAQTYGPPANTYGPPVHKPLPPPPPPPVYGPPLKPSYGVPYTAPGFGFLDKLSLKLDILTIAKLLLKFLIFKKLVTMLAVVCMLLVIPKLISFKKDDAGQSNDEDERNFGRKKLVELTSAQELVERALYVYGRQQPSCGVTCRVRRVLDDIYDFHPYFRENSS